The genomic stretch GCGGCCGACTCGGCGCCATCCGCCGGACCTTCGCCGACCGGACACTGCTGCTGACGCTGTGCGGCTCGACGCTGCTGATCGCCTGCAACTGGCTGGTCTTCATCTACGCGGTGCAGGTCGGCGAGGTACTGCAGTCGAGCCTGGGCTATTTCATCACCCCGCTGCTGAGCGTGCTGCTCGGTTTCCTCTTTCTCGGCGAACGGCTCAGCCGCTGGCAGCAGCTGAGCGTGCTGCTCGCCCTGGTGGGGGTCATCTCCCTGACCGTCCAGTACGGCCGGCTGCCCTGGATCGCCCTGGTGCTGGCAGCGTCCTTCGGGCTTTACGGGCTGCTGCGCAAGATCGCCGAGGTTGACGCATTGATCGGCCTGACGGTCGAGACCCTGCTGCTGGCGCCCTTCGCCCTGGGCTTCATACTCTACCTGCTGGGCCGGCACCAGGCCGGGTTCCTGGGCGGCTCGCTGCGGCTCGACCTGCTGCTGCCCCTCTCCGGGGTGGTGACCGCCATCCCCCTGCTCTGCTTCATCGGCGCCGCCCGCCGGCTGCGCCTGGCCACCATCGGTTTTCTGCAGTACATCACTCCCAGCCTGCATTTCCTGCTGGCCGTCGGCCTCTACCGGGAGCCCTTCAACCTGGCCGAACTGGCCAGCTTTCTCTTCATCTGGGCCGGACTGGGGGTCTATTCGGGGGAAGCGCTGTGGAAGAGCCGGAGCAGAGGGGCGGCAGACTGAAGCGTTGAAGCTGACTGCAAACCGACGATAAAACCGACACCTGACTTGCCGCAAGTGCCCTCCATGGTTTAATCTATACGTTAAACCTGCGAACAGGAGCATGCCATGCCGATCACCAGCAGGGACATTGTCCCCCTCAAGGAAACCCGCGCCCGCCTGACCGAACTGGCCGAAGAGGCCTGCCAGGGCCGGGAAAAGATCATCACCCGCAATGGCAAAGCCTATGTCGCCCTGATCGATGCCCGCCGCCTCGACTATTACCACCGCCTCGAACGGGAAAACATCCACCTGACACTGCTCGAAGAGGCCGGTCGCGGTTGGGACGATGTCGAAGCGGGCAACCTCTGTTCGGTGGCAGAACTGAAAGCCCGATACGGCCGCTCAAAATGAGCCGCAGACCTATCCAGGTCACCCGCAATTTCCGTCGCAACCTGGATGAGATCGAGACCTTTTTGGCCGAGGCCGACTCTGCCCGGGCCTTCGAAGCCCTGCTGGACGATCTGTTTACCGATATCATCCCCCGGCTGGAGGTTTTTCCCGAACTCGGCAAAGACTTCCTGCAACGCCGCACATCCTCCCACGAGGCCGCAACCCTGGTCGCAACCCTGCAACAGCACCTCGACGACAACGCCGGCGTACGGGAGTTGATCCGCGGCGACTATCTCATCCTCTACGCCCGACAAGGGAACAACCTGTATCTGCTGGCGATCAAACATCATTGCCAGCTTTCCTTCGACTTTCCGGAACGATGGGAAGATTGAGACGTCCCCGCCTTCCGGCACATCCAACCTTAACCTTGTCCCCTCTCTGGCCGAAAAGATCCTGCATGCTACACTGTCTGCACAATCATCTCGCTTGGAGGCATGAACCATGAAAATTGCGATTTCCACCGGCGGCGGCGACTGCCCGGGACTGAACGCGGTGATCCGCGGGGTGGTACGTTCCGCCATCTTCCGCTACGGTTGGGAGGTGATCGGCATCCGTGACGGCCTCGACGGCCTGGTCCACGGCTGGGAACCGATCCCTCTCGGGCTCGACCAGGTCAAGGGCATCCTGTCGCGCGGCGGCACCATCATCGGCACCACCAACAAGGGCAACCCGTTCCGCTACGAGGTCGAGGAGAACGGGACCCGGGTGGTCCACGATCTCTCGGCCCGGGTCCTGGACAATTTTCGCGCAACCGGGGCCGAGGCGCTGATCATGGTCGGTGGTGACGGCACCCTCGGCATCGGCCGCCAACTGATGGATCTCGGCATCCCCTGCGTCTTTGTCCCCAAGACCATCGACTGTGACGTCGCCGCCACCGATTCGACCTTCGGCTATCACACCGCGGTCGGCATCGTCACCGAGGCCCTCGACCGCCTGCACACCACCGCCGAAAGCCACCGCCGGGCGATGGTGGTCGAGGTGATGGGGCGCTACGCCGGCTGGATCGCGCTGGAGTCGGGCATTGCCGGGTCGGCCGATGTCATCCTGCTGCCGGAAATCCCCTACGACCTCGACGCCGTCTTCAACAAGCTGGAGGGACGCAAAAAACTGGGCCGTAATTTTTCGGTGGTGGTGGTCGCCGAAGGGGCTCTGCCGAAGGAAGGCAGCCGCACCGTCGCCGTGGCGGCCGAAACCGATGGCCGCGCCGAACGGCTCGGCGGGGTCGGACAGGTGGTGGCGCAGCAGATCGAAGAGGGACTGGGGATCGAAACCCGCACCGTGGTGCTGGGACACGTGCAGCGCGGCGGCACCCCGTCCCACACCGACCGCATCCTCGGCTCACGCTTCGGGGTCGAGGCGGTGGAACTGATCCGTCGCGGCGAGTTCGGCCGCATGGTGTCGCTCAAGGGGCAGGAGATCGTCTCGGTGCCGGTCGCCGACGCGATCGACAACCTGCGACTGGTCGACCCGGACGGGCAGCTGGTCGCCACCGCCGAGGCGCTGGGGATCTGCTGCGGGCGCTGAACGGGGCGGAAAAGAAAAGGACCGCCCCGCCTTCCCGCGATACCACAGGCCTCAGGGATTCAGGTGCCACATGCTGTCTGCGCCGAACCGCTCCGCCAGCGATTTCGACTGTTCGCGTTTCGCCAGGCGTTCACGGGCCCGCGCCGGGGCCCCGGCGAAGAGGAACTTCTCCAGTTCGGTTTCCGGAATCACCTCCGGAACCATCTGCTTTTCGCCGTTGACGTCGAGGGCCACGAAGGTCAGGAAGGATGTGGCGCAGACAGTGCGTTCACCGCTCAGCATATCCTCGGCGACCACCTTGACGAACACCTCCACCGAGGTGCGGTGGGCCCAGGTGGCGAAGGCTTCGAGACAGACGGTCTGGCCGTTGCGGATCGGATGAAGAAAATCGACCGAGTCGGTGGAGGCGGTCACCACCGAGGTGCGGGCGTGGCGGGTGGCGGCAATGGCGGCGATGTCGTCGATATGGAACATCACCCGGCCGCCGAACATGGTGCCGTAGTTGTTGGTGTCCGGCGGCAGGACCAGCGAGGTCCTGATGGTCCGCGACTCGCGACAGAACTTGGCGGCTTTTCTGCTCATCATCTCGTCTCCTTTTGCGTCCCGGCGTCAGCCGTTGCCAAAACCTGAATCAGTGAGTTTCTGTTGGATGGAGAGTACAAGTGCTGGGTCTGAAAGAGGTTTCCAAAAATCTGAAGCGCACCCATAGGTTCGCTGGTGATTTTTGGGAAGCTCTGGCAGATCAATGACTTGTGCTATCCGCTGACAAGGAACTCACTGATTCAGGTAAAACCTTCGTCAGCATGGCTTCAAGCTCCTCGGCGACTGTCGCCGCGTCATCATAGGGCAGCAGAGCACTGCCGACCGGCACGACGGCGGAAGCCTCTCCCGGCTGCTGCAGCTGAATAAGCGGCTTGCCGCACCCGCAGGCCAGCCCCAGAGCCAGCATAACCTCGGGAGAACAACCGGCGAGGTCGAGGATCACCAGCCGGCAGGCATGGAGCCGCCGGCAGAGTTCGGCAAAGCCATTGCTGTCCGCCAGGAATCCTTCGGCCCTGAAACAGCGGAATCCCCGTGCCTCCAGCGCCGGTTGAATGCCCCGGCGGAAAAGCTGCTCCCCGGCCGTCCCGGCGGGAACGACGACCAGGGCCAGGTCGTCTTCGGCCGGCGGCTCAATGGGACGGCCCTCCCGGTCGCGCGAAAAAAACCGTTCCAGAGGATGCGGCCCGGCAGCTTTCTCGACAGCCTTCCGGGTCAGTTCTTCGAGCTTCTCTTCGAGATGCACGATCTGCTGCCGGATGGTCCGAACCAGTTTATCGACCGTCTCCGGACGAATAGACTTGCCGCTCGGAGAAAAATCCGCATCGGTCAACTTGAACGGCGGCGCTGAAAGAACCTGCGCCGCCTGCAGATCCTCGACCAGCCGGTTGTAGCCCTTGTTCCAGCTTGCAAACGGCCGCGGGTAAACATACTGGTTCTGCTTGCGGTAATGGCGAATCTTGCCGAGGATATAACTGAGCTGTTCAATATATCCGGAAAGCTGTTGCCGATCTGTCATGCTGCTCCTCCATCTATCTCCTCCCGGCCGAACGGGCCGGTCTGCCGGAGTGCATATACAGCATATCGGGATTCCAGGCAAGGCGCGACTTTCAACCCAAATCCACCGGCAAAAAAAATTTGACAACAACAATCTATTTGGCTATTTTGCCAAATATGAACACGCAACGCCGCCAACAACTCGAAGCCCGCGCCCGGGTCCTCAAGGCCCTGGCCCACCCCTCCCGGCTGCTGATGGTCGAAGAGCTGGAAGCCGGAGAGCGCTGCGTCTGCGACCTGCAGCAACTGGTCGGCGCCGACATGTCAACCGTGTCAAAACACCTGAGTGTATTGAAGAACGCCGGCATCGTCACCGACGACAAGCGTGGCAACCAGGTCTTCTACCGCCTGCGGGTCCCCTGCGTAACCGGTTTCTTCGACTGCATCGAGGCGGTACTGAGCGAGCAGGCAAGGTGCAGTTCGGCAGTGTGCGGAGGAAAAGGCTAAAGCGGCCACCAAGACACCAAGGACGCTTATCAACGGCGGCTAAAGGCGAAGGGCCAAAGGTCAAGGGGAAAAGCGTCAGGACCCTTAGCCTTTAGCCCTTCGCCCTTGGCCGATTTTGATTCTCCTGGCGCCTTGGCGGCAGATTAGGCTTTACGCAAGTATTTGGCAATTTGACCAATAAGGAAGCTGCTTATGGACTGGAAAAGCGAATGGAAACCGCTCGCCTGGATCATCGTCGTCTTTGCCGGCTGCTTCTTCCTGCCGGTGGAGGCGCCGCGGGTGCAGGGGGCGATCATGGAGTCGCTGCACCTGGTGAAGTGGTATGCCCGCGAACATGTGCTGCTCTGCCTGGTGCCGGCCTTCTTCATCGCCGGGGCGGTGGCGGTGTTCGTCAGCCGGCAGGCGGTGATGAAATACCTCGGCCCGAAGGCGAACAAGATGCTGGCCTACGGCGTCGCCGCGGTCTCGGGGACCATCCTCGCGGTCTGTTCCTGCACCATCCTGCCGCTGTTCGCCGGCATCTACCGGATGGGTGCGGGGCTGGGACCGGCCTGCGCCTTCCTCTACTCGGGACCGGCGATCAACATCCTCGCCATCATCCTCACCGCCCGCATTCTCGGTCCGGAGATGGGCATCGCCCGCGCCGTCGGGGCAATCCTCTTTGCCGTGGTCATCGGCCTCGCCATGCACTTCTTCTTCCGCCACGAAGAGGCGGAAAAAGCCGCCGCGGCGCCGATGATAGGTGAAGAGGACGGGAGTCGGCCGCTGTGGCAGACCAGCCTCTATTTCGCCAGCATGGTCGGCATCCTGGTCTTCGCCAACTGGGGGAAAACGAATGATCCAACCGGCCTCTGGCATGCCATCTACGCCGCCAAGTGGTGGATCACCAGCGGCTTCTCCGTTGCCCTGGCCGTCATGCTGGCGACCTGGTTCAAGCTCGGCTTCACCCGCATCCTCATCGCCGGCCTGCCGGCAGCGCTGATGGCGATCCTTCAGCCGCAGCATCCTGCCCTCGCCTTCACCTTCGGCGTCATCGGCCTGTCGGTGCTGAGCAACCTGAAAGCCACCCGGGACGGCGAAATGGGCCAGTGGTTCGAGGAAAGCTGGGATTTCACCAAGAAGATCCTGCCGCTGCTGCTGATCGGCGTGCTGATCGCCGGGGTGCTGCTCGGTCGCCCGGGGCACGAGGGCCTGATCCCGTCGACCTGGGTCGCCTCGCTGGTCGGCGGCAACTCGGTCTTTGCCAACCTCTTTGCCTCGGTGTTCGGCGCCTTCATGTACTTCGCCACCCTCACCGAAGTGCCGATCCTGCAGGGGCTGATGGGTGCCGGCATGGGCAAGGGCCCGGCGCTGGCGCTGCTGCTCGCCGGCCCCGCCCTCTCGCTGCCGAACATGCTGGTGATCCGTAGCGTGATGGGAACGAAAAAGACCATTGTCTTCGTCGCGCTGGTGATGGTGATGGCGACCCTCAGCGGACTGATTTACGGGGCGTTATTTTAAAAAACATGATTGCCACCAAGACACCAAGGACACGAAGAAAACCTTATTTTTTTGCCTTTCTTGGTGAACTTGGTGCCTTGGTGGCCTCAAGCCTGAAAAAAGGAGCAACGAAGATGAAAAAAATCCAGATCCTCGGAACCGGTTGTGCCAGGTGCCGGAAACTGGCGGCGAACACCAGGCAGGCGGCCGACAAGCTTGGCCTCGACTACGAGATGGAGAAGGTCACCGACATCAACGACATCATGAAATTTGGTCTCATGTCGTCACCGGGACTTGCAGTCGACGGCGTACTGGTGTTGTCCGGCAAGGTGCCGAGCCCGGCCGAGATCGAAAAGTTATTAGGGTGAATTCCTTGAAATCGACGAAACAAGACGGGTCGCGTCATTCAGGTCGGTTTAGAGCGTCTCTCGCCGCTGGCCGATGTCGCCATCGGCGGGCTGATCATCGGCACCATATTGACGTTGATATACATTCCAATTTTTGCATATAGTGTTGAATGGAAAATTATCGACCGGTAACACCGATGCCCGGCATGGCAGTCATTGCCGCTACCGGCCGAAAGCTCCGGAACCCGTGGAGAATGCGATGAAGAAAATGCCCGTTCTGATATGCCTGTTCCTGCTGCTCACTCCCGGCCTGCTGCCGGCAGCCGATGAAGCCGCCCTTAAAGCCGAGGCCGGCACCCTGGTCAAAACCTATGTCGCCAGGCTCAAGGGCGCGCTGCAGATGTCCATGGCGATGGGCGGTCCGGTGCGGGCGATTGACACCTGCGGCAGACAGGCACCGAAATTCGCCGCCGAGATGGAAGCCGCCAGCGGCTGGAAAATCGGCCGCACCAGCCTGCGCGCCCGCAATCCGCTCAACCACCCCGACGCCTGGGAAAAAGCAGGCATGGAGGAGTTTGAACGGCAGCACCGGGCCGGAATTCCGGTCGGCAAACTGGTCAAAAGCGAGATCGTGCAACAGGGACAACAGCGCCGCTTCCGTTTTCTCAAGGCGATTCCGACCGGCAGGCTCTGCCTGACCTGCCATGGCGACAACATCGCCCCGGAAATCCGCCGGGCACTGCGGCGCAATTATCCGCGGGATCAGGCGACCGGCTTCAAGGTCGGCGACCTGCGCGGCGCCTTCACCCTCAGCAAACCACTGGACTGAAACCTCTGTGGTCACGCCCCCCCCCCCGGCCCCCCCTGGTGATCCGGGGGGGGCCGGAACCTCAGCAAATCGATTCCCGACCATATTCCCCGTTTCCGTATCATTTTTATTCCAGCGTAAAATATGATGAAATACTATATTGACATTCATATATTGCGTTACTATATTTGTGCATATACACAAAACGAGCCCCTCGGGAATCCTGGCGGGGCGGGGAGGTCATCATGAAAATCTGTTTTCCGGTTGTTGAAAACCAGGGTCTTGAAAGCGAAGTCCACGGGCACTTTGGCTCGGCACCGCAGTTTATCGTCGTCGACACCCTGAGTCGCGAAATCCGGGCGCTGAGCAACAGTGATCAGCACCACGCTCACGGCGCCTGTCAACCGCTGAAAGCCCTCGGCGGCCAGGATGTCGACGCCATCGTCGTCGGCGGTATCGGCGCCGGCGCACTGCGGGGCCTGAACCGGGCCGGGCTGACCGTTTACCAGGCCCAGGGGGTGACGATCGCCGACAATATCACCTGTCTCGCCGAAGATGAGTTGCCGGTGCTGACTCCGGATCGGACCTGTGGCGGCCATGGTCATGGCCATGGGCACGGCGGCTGTCACCACTGATCGATGTCTTCAGGGGCACTCCGCCGGGGTGCCCCATCCCACTGGAGCGAACCATGACAGGCACTTTGAGCATGGGCGTCGCGAAACCTGAAGCGCTGATCCCGCGCGATTTTGCAGGTGACTGATGACGCCCCGCCCGAGAAAACCGAGAAAATGCTGCAGCGCCCTGAGGGAGTTCGGCACGGTGATTTTCAAACCGGCCGGAACGCCGCTGGTTGAACTGGAAAAAACCATCCTCTACCCCGATGAAACCGAAGCTGTCCATCTCTGCGACGGTCTCGGACTGACCCAGCAGCAGGCGGGAGAACGGATGGGGATTTCACGCGGTACGGTTCAGCGGCTGGTGGTCAGCGGTCGCAGGAAACTGATCGAAGCCCTGCTGGCCGGCCGGGCGATTCTGCTCACGACGGAAGAACGGGTACCAGTCGCCGTATCCCCCGAAGAAGAACACCCCTGTTGAAACTGATTACTTCCGGGGTGGATCAGAGGGACCACAGACGCGCAGCTTCTCATCTCTGCTGACTTGAAACAGCGAGACAAGCCAAGGAGTTCTTTACATCATGTCCACAGAACCCCGCACCATCCTGATCGTCGGCGGCGTTGCCGCCGGAATGAAAACGGCTTCCCGGCTGCGCCGGCTTGACTCGCAGGCCCGGATCACCGTCATCGAGCGCGGCCGGAATCTTTCCTACGGCGCCTGCGCCCTGCCCTATGTCATCGCCGAGGAGATCGCGGAACTGGATGAAGTTCGCCGCACCCCCAACGGCACCCTGCGCGATGAAACCTTCTTCGCCAGGGTCAAGGGAGTCGAAGTCCTGACCGGCTGTGAAGCGGTCGCCATCGACCGGGAACGGCAGCAGCTCCGCGTCCGGCACCTGGCCGAAGAGCGGGAGGAAGAACGGCACTACGACCAGCTGGTGCTGGCGACCGGCAGCCGGCCGATCATCCCGCCGCTGCCCGGTGTCGATCTGGAGGGCGTGCAACCATTGAAAAGGGTCGAGGACGCTGCCGCCATCCTCGACCGGTTGCAGCCGGGTGCCCGGGCGGTGATCGTCGGCGGCGGGCTGATCGGCCTGGAAATGGCGGAAGCCCTTCGCGCCCGGCAGCTGGAAGTACGGCTGCTGGAAATGCAGCCGCAGGTTCTGTCCGGCATTCTCGATGCCGACCTGGCGGAGCAGGTCCATCGCGCCCTGCGCCGAAACGGCGTCGACCTGCATCTCGGAGAAGCCCTGCAGGCCATCGAAGGGGAAGACGGCCGTGCCGTACGGGTCCGTACCGTGGCCGGCAGCTACCCCGCCGAGCTGGTGATTCTCGCCCTGGGGGTGACGCCGAACGTCGAACTGGCGCGGGAGTCCGGCCTGGAAATCGGCATCAGCGGCGCCATCGCGGTCAACGAACATCTGCAGACCAGTGACCCGGCGATTTACGCCGCCGGCGACTGTGTCGAGAGCCGTCACCTGATCAACGGCCATCCACTTTACCTGCCCCTCGGCTCCACCGCCAACAAGCACGGTCGGGTGGTTGCCGACAGCCTCTGCGCCCGGACAACCTATTTCCCCGGCATCCTCGGCAGCCTGCTGGTCAAGGTTTTCGACCTCAATGTCGGCCGCACCGGCTTCTCGGAACAACAGGCGCGCGAGGCGGGGTTCGACCCGGTCAGTATTCTCGCCCCCTCACCGGACCGGGTTCATTCGATGCCGTCCGCCCGCCCGATCCTGACCCGTCTGACCGTCGATCGCGCCAGCCGTCGCCTGCTGGGTGCGCAGATCGTCGGACCGGGAGAGGTCGCCAAACGGATCGACGTGGTCGCCACCGCCCTCAGTTTCGGTGCCGGCCTCAACCGCTTTGCCCAGCTCGACCTCGGCTACGCGCCTCCCTTTTCCGGCGCCATGGATCCGCTGCACCAGGCGGCCAACGCCCTGCGCAACAAGCTCGACGGCCTGGCCGACAGCCTCAGTTCCCTGCAGCTGCGGCAGCGTCTCGACGCCGGAGAGGAGATCCTGCTACTCGACGTGCGTTCTCCGGATGAATACGCCGACGTACGCATCCCCGGCGCCACCCTGCTGCCTCTCGGCCGGTTGCGCTCCGAAACGGCGGAGCTGCCGAACGACAGGCTGATCGTTCCCTTCTGCAAAATCAGCCTGCGCGGCTACGAAGCAACCCGCATCCTGCTGGCGGCCGGATTCGAGAAGGTCGCCTACCTCGAAGGCGGGATCCTCGGCTGGCCGTTTGAACTGGAGCGGGGTCAGGGGTAGAGAAATACCGTAGTCTGAAACCGGGGGGGACATTTCCTCCGATCCCGAATCAACGTCGAGCAAAAAAAATCCCCGTCGACACCACTGACGGTGCCGACGGGGATTTTCATTCAGCAGATAGAGTCCGCCCGCTACTTGCTACTTGCCTTTTTCCATCATGTACTCGACCGCCGCCTTGACCTCGGCGTCACTCAGTTCGGAATGGCCGCCTTTAGCCGGCATGGCGCCCTTGCCTTTGATGGCAACCCCGGTCAAGTCATCCACGCCCCTGGCATTACGCTCTTTCCAGGCCGCCTTATTGCCCAGCTGGGGAGCGCCGGCAATGCCGGTATTGTGACAGACACTGCAGGCCTTCTGGTATATTGCCTCCCCGTTCGGCGCGGCAAAACCGGCAACCGGAAGCATCAGGGTCATCGCGGCAACAAGCAACAGAATCAGTTTTTTCATCGTAGCAGCTCCTTGGTTATGTCCTGAATCAGACATCTGGCTTCAACTGTTCACAAGGATACTGCAGAAGTTCTGCTTGGCAAGCCTGATCACTGGGGACGAGAGAAGACAGATGTGTAAAACCTTGCCTTAAAACAGCAGCTCAATTCTTCTCCGTCTCAACCAAAACCTCTTCAATTTCAACTTCGCCAGCATCATTCAAACCTTTTTTAAAGTTACTGATACCTTTACCGAGCGCGCCCCCCACCTGCGGCAGTTTGCCGGCACCGAAAATAACCAGCACGATGGCCATGATGATCATCAACTCCGTGGTTCCCATTCCAAACATTCTTTACTCCCGGAAAAGGGCGGTGGAGCCAATGCCCCACCGCCCGGGTTATCGGTTTTCTCAAACGGGAACGACCTTGACCCTGGTACCGAAGAAAGCTGAGGAAGCGCCAATCGGGTCGGTCAGACACATATCACCAAGCGCCGGGTCAATGCGCATCGCCGCGTTGGGACAAAGTCCCTTGCCGCGCCGCTGGTCGCCCTTGACCACCTTGCCGTCGACCTTGACGTCGTTGGCTCCATAAGCCCAGTGACCACAGGACCAGGAAACCGCCACCACGCCGGGACGAACACCTTCGATCACCTTGACCTTGCCGCCGACCGGGCGATCAAGGCCATGACCGATGTTCCACATCCCGTCCGGATTACTGGCTGAGAGAATCTTGGCCTCGCTGCCATCCTTGAGGCCCAGCTTCCTGGCGTCTCGCGAATTCAGCAGGATATAATTCTCGGCCAGTTCACGGCCCTGCGCCCAGTAATTGCCGATGGTCCGGGACTGGCCGCCGACGATGTCCTTGTAGGTAATCAGGGTCATATCGTAGCCGGCATCCTTGACCTCCCGGCCGTGGAAATCGAGTACCGGCTCAGAAATCGGCAGGCCGTTGAAGCGTTTGCCGGTGCCGGGGTGCCTGGCGAGGGCGACTTTTTCGCTGTAGATGTTGAACTGGTTCTTGAACTGGTGGTGCACCTTGTCGCCCTTGTAGGCGTGTTCGGCATCCTCAAAACGGCCACCGCGATTGAGTACGGTGATGGTGCGCAGAAACATGTCGTCGCCGAGGAACTTGCGCCAGCGCTTGGGATCGTAGGCATAGCCGTGCAGGTGCTTGCGCGCCTTGCTGAAGATCGCCTGCTCCTCGCGACCGGCAGCCGGCACCTCGGTCCCCGGCTTGTCCCCCTTGGCGAGGTTGGCCGCCATGCGGACAAACCAGTCGTCGGCACGCTCCAGCGGCTGTCCCTTGCCGAAACCGTCCCTGCCGTGGTTGGGCAGGCCCAGCTTCTCGGCAATCGCCAACAGCAGCGTCTCCATTCCCAGCGGCTGCTTGACACCGAAGACTTCAACCTCCTCGGTCATCGCCTGCACCATCGGCTGGCGCACCTTGGAAACCGCCGTCAACAGGTCGGGAGTCGCGTGCGGGGTGCCCCAACGCTCCCAGATGGCGGTGTCGGGGAAGATGTAATCGGCATACATGGAGGTTTCGCCGATGACGATGTCCGATGCGAACAACAGTGGAATCTTATTGAGATCCTGCAGGATCTCGATGTTCTTGTTGGCACCGGGGGTGGTCAGCGCCGGGCTGCCCTTGTGAATCATCAGGGCATCGATGGTGTAGGGATAGCCCATCGCCGCAGACGGGATGATCTCCTGGTAGACGTTGCCGGAAAAGGGGTACCAGCAGCGCTTGGCTGGATAACCGGAGAAGAGGGTCGAGTCCTCGTACTTGTGCTTCTCGCGGGTCAGGGTGACGCCGAAGGACTTCATCTTGTCGGCATACAGTTTCTTGATGTTGTACGGCCCGTTCTTGCTGCCGTCCTCGTGCCAGTGACCGCCGCCGGCCTGCAGGCCGCCCTTCCAGTCGGCGTTGCCGATCAGCACGTTGAGAGCGATCACCGCGCGGGCGTTGTAGAAGCCGTTGGTGTGCTGCACCGGACCGCGGTAGAGTTCGGCCACCGCCTGCTTGCCGTAGGAGGTGAAATCCTTCGCGGCGCGGGCGATATCGGCCTCGGCGATGCCGCACACAACACCCCACTGGGCGACGCTCTTGCTGCGGGCCATTTCGGTCAGCAGGGTGAAGGCGCTCTTGACCCTGATCCCCTTGACCTTGCCGTCGAACTCCAGGTCGCCGTAAATCGCCTTGCCCTTGTGGACATCGACCGCAACCGGCTTGCCGCCGACCATGGCGACAAACTCTTCTTTGCTGCCGAGTCCGACATCACTGGCCCGCAGCAGGGCGCCCGGGCCATCCTTCTCAATCTTCACCAGATGGCTGGCGTTGCTCCAGGTGGTCTCCTTGACCGCGTTGGCGGCCGCCTTGTTGGCACAGGAGAGGTACTGCTTGTCATAACGCTTGTTGTCGATAATCCAGCGGATCATGCCGTAGGCCAGGGCGGCATCAGTGCCTGGCTTGAGCGGCAACCACTGCTCGGCTTTGGCCGCGGTCTTGGAGAAACGCGGGTCGGCGACGGCGATTTTCAGTGTGCCGTCGGCGATCCCCTGGGTAACCTTGCGCGCCAGGTTGGTGGGACCGAAGTTGGCCTCGAAGGCGCCGGTACCAAAGTAGAGGATGTACTTCGAGTTATAGATGTCGGGCTTCATGTGGTGCTTGCCCTTGCCCCATTTGCCCTTGTCCCACTTGCGGGTGAATTCATTGTAGCCGATGTGGTGGGACTGCTCGCAGATGCTGGTGTGCTCGTACCAGTTGACCGAACCGAAGCTGTCCTTCTGCCAGCGTTTGGAGAATT from Geothermobacter hydrogeniphilus encodes the following:
- a CDS encoding NifB/NifX family molybdenum-iron cluster-binding protein, with translation MKICFPVVENQGLESEVHGHFGSAPQFIVVDTLSREIRALSNSDQHHAHGACQPLKALGGQDVDAIVVGGIGAGALRGLNRAGLTVYQAQGVTIADNITCLAEDELPVLTPDRTCGGHGHGHGHGGCHH
- a CDS encoding Tll0287-like domain-containing protein, translated to MKKMPVLICLFLLLTPGLLPAADEAALKAEAGTLVKTYVARLKGALQMSMAMGGPVRAIDTCGRQAPKFAAEMEAASGWKIGRTSLRARNPLNHPDAWEKAGMEEFERQHRAGIPVGKLVKSEIVQQGQQRRFRFLKAIPTGRLCLTCHGDNIAPEIRRALRRNYPRDQATGFKVGDLRGAFTLSKPLD
- a CDS encoding type II toxin-antitoxin system Phd/YefM family antitoxin; the encoded protein is MPITSRDIVPLKETRARLTELAEEACQGREKIITRNGKAYVALIDARRLDYYHRLERENIHLTLLEEAGRGWDDVEAGNLCSVAELKARYGRSK
- a CDS encoding ArsR/SmtB family transcription factor, which produces MNTQRRQQLEARARVLKALAHPSRLLMVEELEAGERCVCDLQQLVGADMSTVSKHLSVLKNAGIVTDDKRGNQVFYRLRVPCVTGFFDCIEAVLSEQARCSSAVCGGKG
- a CDS encoding type II toxin-antitoxin system RelE/ParE family toxin; the protein is MSRRPIQVTRNFRRNLDEIETFLAEADSARAFEALLDDLFTDIIPRLEVFPELGKDFLQRRTSSHEAATLVATLQQHLDDNAGVRELIRGDYLILYARQGNNLYLLAIKHHCQLSFDFPERWED
- a CDS encoding thioredoxin family protein, with the translated sequence MKKIQILGTGCARCRKLAANTRQAADKLGLDYEMEKVTDINDIMKFGLMSSPGLAVDGVLVLSGKVPSPAEIEKLLG
- a CDS encoding permease → MDWKSEWKPLAWIIVVFAGCFFLPVEAPRVQGAIMESLHLVKWYAREHVLLCLVPAFFIAGAVAVFVSRQAVMKYLGPKANKMLAYGVAAVSGTILAVCSCTILPLFAGIYRMGAGLGPACAFLYSGPAINILAIILTARILGPEMGIARAVGAILFAVVIGLAMHFFFRHEEAEKAAAAPMIGEEDGSRPLWQTSLYFASMVGILVFANWGKTNDPTGLWHAIYAAKWWITSGFSVALAVMLATWFKLGFTRILIAGLPAALMAILQPQHPALAFTFGVIGLSVLSNLKATRDGEMGQWFEESWDFTKKILPLLLIGVLIAGVLLGRPGHEGLIPSTWVASLVGGNSVFANLFASVFGAFMYFATLTEVPILQGLMGAGMGKGPALALLLAGPALSLPNMLVIRSVMGTKKTIVFVALVMVMATLSGLIYGALF
- a CDS encoding 6-phosphofructokinase — encoded protein: MKIAISTGGGDCPGLNAVIRGVVRSAIFRYGWEVIGIRDGLDGLVHGWEPIPLGLDQVKGILSRGGTIIGTTNKGNPFRYEVEENGTRVVHDLSARVLDNFRATGAEALIMVGGDGTLGIGRQLMDLGIPCVFVPKTIDCDVAATDSTFGYHTAVGIVTEALDRLHTTAESHRRAMVVEVMGRYAGWIALESGIAGSADVILLPEIPYDLDAVFNKLEGRKKLGRNFSVVVVAEGALPKEGSRTVAVAAETDGRAERLGGVGQVVAQQIEEGLGIETRTVVLGHVQRGGTPSHTDRILGSRFGVEAVELIRRGEFGRMVSLKGQEIVSVPVADAIDNLRLVDPDGQLVATAEALGICCGR
- a CDS encoding acyl-CoA thioesterase, producing MSRKAAKFCRESRTIRTSLVLPPDTNNYGTMFGGRVMFHIDDIAAIAATRHARTSVVTASTDSVDFLHPIRNGQTVCLEAFATWAHRTSVEVFVKVVAEDMLSGERTVCATSFLTFVALDVNGEKQMVPEVIPETELEKFLFAGAPARARERLAKREQSKSLAERFGADSMWHLNP
- the rarD gene encoding EamA family transporter RarD, with the protein product MTSSATTAAENRSRQGVLLGLAAYTIWGSFPIFFKALTGAAPLEIVCHRIFWSAVFLSLLVLLRGRLGAIRRTFADRTLLLTLCGSTLLIACNWLVFIYAVQVGEVLQSSLGYFITPLLSVLLGFLFLGERLSRWQQLSVLLALVGVISLTVQYGRLPWIALVLAASFGLYGLLRKIAEVDALIGLTVETLLLAPFALGFILYLLGRHQAGFLGGSLRLDLLLPLSGVVTAIPLLCFIGAARRLRLATIGFLQYITPSLHFLLAVGLYREPFNLAELASFLFIWAGLGVYSGEALWKSRSRGAAD